AGTCCGTTTAAGTGATGTGATTCATCCGAAAGTAGAGGCAGAGGTTGCTTTTGTGATGGGAGAAGATCTCAAAGGTCCTGGAATCACAGGAGCACAGGCTCTCGCGAAAACGGAATTCGTTCTCCCGGCATTGGAAATCATCGACAGCCGTTATGAAAATTTTCAGTTTACGTTGCCGGATGTCATTGCTGACAATGCCTCAACCTCCCGAGTTGTGTTTGGAACAACCTTGAAAAAACCGGAACAATTTGAACTGGATCATGTTGGCGCAACGCTTTCAATCAATGGTGAAATCAAGGAATTAGGTGCAGGAGCTGCAGTCTTAGGACACCCGGCCCAATCTGTAGCGATGCTTGCCAATATGCTAGCAAGAAAGGGTGAGAGGGTTCGCAAGGGTGACGTGATACTAACTGGCGGCATTACAGCTGCCGTTAAGTTG
This Neobacillus sp. YX16 DNA region includes the following protein-coding sequences:
- a CDS encoding fumarylacetoacetate hydrolase family protein, with the protein product MSQYKDIANYLVSAEEERREVPKVTVSLKPDLSVEEAYLVQKVIVNRKVNEGRRIVGPKMGLTSFAKMKQMGIEEPIYGYVFDYMLIENGGKVRLSDVIHPKVEAEVAFVMGEDLKGPGITGAQALAKTEFVLPALEIIDSRYENFQFTLPDVIADNASTSRVVFGTTLKKPEQFELDHVGATLSINGEIKELGAGAAVLGHPAQSVAMLANMLARKGERVRKGDVILTGGITAAVKLNYGDIVTGKFDGFGEVSFTVTD